A region of the Acidobacteriota bacterium genome:
GGAATGGATTCCAATTTGTCCAGAGTGCCGCCCGTATGTCCCAGACCGCGTCCGCTGATCATCGGAACGTAAAGACCGGCAGCTGCCACGAGAGGCGCAAGAATCAGCGAAGTCTTGTCTCCCACGCCGCCGGTCGAATGCTTGTCGACTTTTTTGGCAGGCAGAAAGCTCAGATCGAGCACTTCGCCAGAATGCAACATCGCGTTGGTCAAGAACGCTGTCTCTTCGCCGGTCATGCCGCGAAGAACGACTGCCATCAGCCACGCCGCAATCTGGTAGTCCGGAACGGTACCGCGCGTGCAGCCGTCCACTAGAAAATCGATTTCGGGGCGCGACAAAGCACCGCCATCGCGCTTCCTGCGGATGAGGTCGGCGACTCGAAATGTCGGCAGCGAAGAACTGGGTTCAGTCACGCGGAAATACTCCCCGGGGTAGACGATCGGACGAGTCTTTGAAGCGGCGCAATTGTAAACCTTCGAGCCGGGAAATACGAAAAATTGGAGACCGAGAATGGAGCTGATAGATGCGGGTCCCGGCAAATTATCCGCTCGCGTCGAGGCTCTGTGAGGCGGCACAAAACCGCTTGACTTTAAGAAGGCGATCCAGTTAGATGGCGGGACTGTAAAAAAGGGACGCTCCAGTTTCACTTGCGCAGTGGAGAGTCCATTCGCTCGCGTCCGAGCGACCAACGTGGGGTGACCAATTTATGATGAAACGAAGCGCGCTGCTTACCATCGTTGTTTTGTCCATCTGCCAATTCCTCTATAGCCAAGCCAACGGAAGTTTCTCCGGCACAGTCACGGATAAAACCGGGTCAGTCATTGCGGGCGCGACCGTAAAAGTCACGTCCGAGGCCACGGGCATCTCGCGTGACGCAAAAACGGATGCGTCGGGACACTATTCCGTCCCATTGCTGCCTGTCTCGGATTACACCGTCCGCGTAGACTCACAGGGCTTTCAGGCTGCCGAACAAAGGAATGTCAAATTGCAGATCGACGAACACCGCGAGTTGGACTTCTCACTCGCTCCAGCGTCGGTCAGTCAAACCGTGGACGTAAGCGCCGAAGAAGTAGCTGTGCAGACCACGAATCCGACTCTTGGTCAGGTCATTACCGAGGAACAAGTCGCCCAGTTGCCGCTCAATGGCCGCAATTTCGTTCAGTTGGCGACGCTTACTCCGGGCACTACGCAAGAGACCAATCCCAACAGCTTCTTCAACGGCGGACCCAGCAGCGAAGTTTCGACGCGCGGTTCTTTTTCGCTTTCAGTCGGCGGATCAAGAGCCAGTGCCACGGACTGGTTGCTCGACGGCAATGACAACAACGAACTAACTGCCGGAGGTATCGCGATCATCCCTTCGATTGACGCCATCCAGGAATTCAAGGTCCTTACCTATAACTACTCGGCGCAATATGGAACCCGCGCGGGCCCGACGGTAATTCTGTCGACCAAGGCGGGCGGCAACAAGTTCCACGGCTCGCTGTTCGAGTTTCTCCGCAATACCTCGTTTGATGCCAAAAGCTTTTTTGCGCAAAAAGTAGAGAAATTCAATCTCAACCAGTTTGGTGGATCCCTTGGCGGCCCGATCGTAAAGGACAAGACTTTCTTCTTTATCGACTACGAGGCAAAGCGGTCGCGGCAGGGCAACAACTTCCTGGGAATCGTACCCACGCAAGAAATGCGGAATGGCGACTTCAGTCACACAATCACGGGAGCTGACAACCCAATCGGGTACATTCACAATCCGTTTGTTACGGGAGCCGACAATACAAACTTCCAGTGTGACGGCGAAGGATCTCCGATTCCGGGAAATGCCGACGGTTCGCAAGCTCCCGGTGTGGATTGCAACAAGATTCCCGGCAACTTGCTTGATCCGGCGGCAGCCCAAATGCTGGCTTCCACGGATTTCTATCCTTTGCCCAACACGGACCCGGCAGTGAGCAACGGGAACAACTTCATCAATGCTCCTTCAAGGAAGGTTGACGAGGGGAAATTCGACATCCGGCTGGATCACAATTTTTCCTCTAAGGACTCGCTGTTCGCGCGGTTTAGCTATGACCAAGCGACGGTGTTCATCCCTGGCGGATCTCCAGGATTTGCCGAAGCCAATGCCTTCGGCAGCACGCAGGACATTGACAACCATGGGCGTAACGTCTCACTTTCCGAGACCCACATTTTCTCGGGGAACAGCATCAACCAGTTCAGTGCAGGTTATAACCGCATATTCAATCACATTCGTTCCAAGGGGAGCGGGACCTGCATTTCCGAACAACTGGGTATTCCGGGAGCGAACCTGGGTGGAATCAGCTGCGGGTTGACGTCCATGATCATCGGGGGCGGTTTCTGGTCTCTGGGCGATCGCGGGTTTGCACCGTTCCAGGGTGGTACGAACGTGTTCACGATCGCGGATTCGTTCGACATGATCCGCGGGAAGCACAACATCAAGATTGGCGGCGAGCTGCGCATCAACCAAT
Encoded here:
- a CDS encoding TonB-dependent receptor; its protein translation is MMKRSALLTIVVLSICQFLYSQANGSFSGTVTDKTGSVIAGATVKVTSEATGISRDAKTDASGHYSVPLLPVSDYTVRVDSQGFQAAEQRNVKLQIDEHRELDFSLAPASVSQTVDVSAEEVAVQTTNPTLGQVITEEQVAQLPLNGRNFVQLATLTPGTTQETNPNSFFNGGPSSEVSTRGSFSLSVGGSRASATDWLLDGNDNNELTAGGIAIIPSIDAIQEFKVLTYNYSAQYGTRAGPTVILSTKAGGNKFHGSLFEFLRNTSFDAKSFFAQKVEKFNLNQFGGSLGGPIVKDKTFFFIDYEAKRSRQGNNFLGIVPTQEMRNGDFSHTITGADNPIGYIHNPFVTGADNTNFQCDGEGSPIPGNADGSQAPGVDCNKIPGNLLDPAAAQMLASTDFYPLPNTDPAVSNGNNFINAPSRKVDEGKFDIRLDHNFSSKDSLFARFSYDQATVFIPGGSPGFAEANAFGSTQDIDNHGRNVSLSETHIFSGNSINQFSAGYNRIFNHIRSKGSGTCISEQLGIPGANLGGISCGLTSMIIGGGFWSLGDRGFAPFQGGTNVFTIADSFDMIRGKHNIKIGGELRINQLNVATNAFQDGFLVFTNAWAGDNMANFALGLPDLALHDQTFKGSTTGRRWKLFRPYIQDDWRVTNNLTLNLGLAWALVTPVTEAQNRQANFDFATGKFLIPGQGSDSRVGVQWDKRAFEPRIGLAWKPFGSNKTAVRAGYAIFHDSSWNQGGQGLWENPPFFAESNFAAFFPDACPFELAACHQTFDLAATGKGISPSALCPAETCASGFPIISQPTDPADFGGNIFSQNLDFKMGTVQQYNFNVERQLPGDIVLTVGYAGSKSTHILVDGQNLNVKSPSACDPGDPTFDPNYKLGCGLGNTVAYPQFGNIQNINDIGSARYDSLQIKAETKSARHGLYALLSYTYARAFDSGFSDGLGTGTGATYFPLPGTSKGDWALSQIHLNHNFSASVIYDLPFGKGKEFGNSWSTPVDAVLGNWQINVIERITSGFPIFITTSNNTTGVSFANNGNNSIRPNQTCSGKIGNPTPAKWFNTDCFEDPAPGQLGTAGRSPLYGPGFVNTDFSVVKQFTLLRERGVNLEFRAEFFNLFNHAQFFQPDSDLASGTFGKISQTVNNARLTQFALKLHF